From Gallaecimonas pentaromativorans, the proteins below share one genomic window:
- a CDS encoding TSUP family transporter produces the protein MTDLVLQPDVWLWLPMVAFAAGFIDAIAGGGGLLTVPALLTAGLPPHLALGTNKLSSTFGASTASWAFFKKRLFDPALWKVAALGTLLGALFGTLTVDWLKAEWLEKLLPLAVLSAALYTLLMPKVEEGRRHLPQGQRLKTKQGLQGAVLGAYDGVFGPGTGAFWTVSTVALYKLDLLHASGVARTMNFISNLTSLATFALLGHIHWYLGLAMGSALMVGAYLGAHCAIRFGGSFIRPIFITVVLVMASKLAWEAWWIN, from the coding sequence GTGACCGACCTGGTATTGCAGCCCGATGTTTGGCTGTGGTTGCCAATGGTGGCTTTTGCCGCCGGCTTTATCGACGCCATCGCCGGTGGCGGCGGCTTGTTGACGGTGCCAGCCCTGCTCACGGCAGGCTTGCCGCCGCATCTGGCCCTTGGCACCAACAAGCTTTCGTCCACCTTCGGCGCCAGCACCGCATCCTGGGCCTTTTTTAAAAAGCGCCTCTTTGATCCGGCGCTGTGGAAAGTCGCCGCCCTTGGCACCCTGCTCGGCGCCCTGTTCGGCACCTTGACCGTCGACTGGTTAAAAGCCGAATGGCTGGAGAAGCTGCTGCCCCTGGCGGTGCTGAGCGCCGCTCTTTACACCTTGCTGATGCCCAAGGTAGAAGAGGGTAGGCGCCACCTACCTCAAGGGCAGCGCCTCAAAACCAAGCAAGGCCTGCAAGGCGCGGTGCTGGGTGCTTACGACGGCGTATTCGGCCCCGGCACCGGCGCCTTTTGGACGGTGTCGACCGTGGCCCTTTATAAGCTCGACCTCCTCCATGCCAGCGGCGTAGCCCGCACCATGAACTTCATCTCCAACCTCACTTCTTTGGCCACCTTTGCCCTCTTGGGCCATATCCATTGGTACCTGGGGCTGGCCATGGGCTCGGCGCTGATGGTGGGGGCTTATCTTGGCGCCCACTGTGCGATACGCTTTGGCGGCAGCTTTATTCGCCCTATCTTTATTACCGTGGTGCTGGTCATGGCCAGCAAACTGGCCTGGGAGGCCTGGTGGATCAACTAG